The Oscillatoria acuminata PCC 6304 genomic interval GTGGCTAAATCGGTCACCCGGTGCGTGAGTCCATAGATTTTGCCTAGATGCGCTTTCAAACCGAGCATTTTATCTTCTATCTGCGTGACTTGAACCTGGGTGGATTCAGCCGCTTGAGCGTGAAGACTAGCGGATTGAGTTAAACTCTCCAAGACGGCGCTCGTTTCACTCAAGTCCTCAACTTGGCGAGTTAAGAGGGTTTCACTGACTAAGATGTTATGGGTGATTTCCTTAGCGGTAGATTGGAGGGAAAGCAGGGGATGGGCGATCGCCTTGACGATTCGATAAGTCCATGCGGTAGAAATCGTCAGGGTGAACAGGACTAAAACCACACTCCCCACCCACACCCACTCATTTAAGGCCATGATGGCAAGATGAGTCGCTTCGACCTTGCCCACTTGAAGCTGGTTTTGAAGCAACATAAAATCATCCAACGCTTGAGTGATTTCCACAGAAAGATTATGACTTTCCGCCGCAGCAAAAGCCCTCATGGCTTGGTCTCTCTTTTGAGTTTGTGTTAAAGTCATCAAATATCGATTCAAGCTATCGATTTGATTTCCTAACTCTTTAATTTTATCTAAGCGAATTTGTAAATCGGGATTTTCAAGCTGGCCTTTGAGGGATTCAAGAGACTCTTCAAATAATTGAGATTTCTTTTCATATTCAACTAAAAAATCAACTTCGGGATTGACTAAAAAGCTGGCACTATAACGTTGCATCTGGGAAAGACCAGAAACCATGCGTTCCGAGTTATCCAGGATTTGTTGTCCTGTCGCATCGGTGTCCAGTTTTTGTTGGAGGGTCTGGGTCTGGCAGGAAATCACTGCGGCAAAGCCAAGGGACAGCAATAACGGCACTGAATATCCCAGTAAAATACGGGTTTTTATTTTTAAGGGGTTGAACATAGGTCCGTCGGTGCAACCAACAAAACATCTTGTGATTATTCATTCGTTAAACCCGAGAATCCAGAATTCAGAAGGAAGAATATTTGATTAAAACTCGCAGCAGAGGGAGATTTTAAGAAACCTCATCTTTGGAGATTGGGGGCCTCTTGTCCCCCGATCGCTTTTGCACCCAGTTAGGGTTCTTGATCTGAGGGAATCAGGGCCTCACCCCAACTCCAGGGAGAATTACGGTTCTTCATTGACCTCTAATTCTCCTTGGGTGAGAATTTTAGGCAGATCGAGCAAGCTCATCATTTTCTCCCGATAAGGTGCGGTACCCCGGAGGTATTCATCATTATTGGAGTGAATGGCGGCAGGTACTGGGGCAATTTTAGACGGATGCAGATACATCACGTCGCAGACTTCCTGGATGGCAATCCCGGCAACGAGTTCATCAATATGAACAACCATCACCTTGCTGCCGCTAATGGCACGGGTGATGGGGAGGTTTAAACTTTCGCGAATATCGATTAAGGTGACGATTTCACCCCGGAGGTTCATGTTACCGATGATCCGACTGGGACAACAGGGGACTGGGGTGATTTCTCGAATGTCGGTAAATTCCCGCACCACGTTTAGATCCAGACCGAAGTATTCGTCGTTTAATCCAATCACGGCGATCGGCATCAATCCGGTAAAATCTTCGCCTTCGCTCAATTTCATTAAATTCTCCGCCCGCTCTTGAAAGAGTGCCATTTCTTCCGGTGTGGCATGGGGGCAGAATCGTCGGTTGTTGTGAACCGGGGTCTCGGTGGCGGGTGTCCCTGAACCGTTGAGTGCCAAGAATGGGTCTTCTGGGGAACCGGAATATTCAATTAATTGTTCGGGGTTGACTAGCATCACCAATTCCCCGAGGTTTTTGGCGACTCCGGTAATGTAATGGTGGGAGGGAGTGCCGTTGTTTCGTCCATAGGCAATTTGGGGGGCGACTGCCTCCAAAGGAATATCTTGCACTTCATGAACTTGGTTGACAATCAGCCCGACTTTAACGGTTTGCCACTCCATGACGATGATGCTATCCGTAATCTGGTAATCGAGCGATCGCTGAAAAAACCTTAAGTTTAAATCCATCACGGGTAAAATTTCTCCCCGCAGATTCAACACGCCCACAATGTCCCGAGGGGCTTCATCAATGGGAGTTAAGGCCGGTAAGAAAAATATTTCTTGCACTGCATTGGTTGTCACCCCATACCGTGACCCATTTAAGCTAAATGTTAAATAAGAGTGATGTTCGCTCACGTTCATGTTCTCCCGCTTTATTTCTGAGTTTCAATCGCTTTAATCAGATATTCTTTTAACTCTTTTAACGTCATCTTCTCAAAAGATTCCAGAGAATAATCTTGGGGTAGGTTATCCAGAATATCTAAAGCAGTTTTTCGCATTTTATTCGCTCTTTTTAAGTCCGATTCTTGTTCATAAATTGCAGCAAGTTCTAGGTAAGCGGGTAGAGAAAGCGGCGCGAGATAAAGAATTCGCTTTAACCAATATTTGGCCCGGTCTAAATCTCCTTTTTCCTCCGCAATATGAGCCATAATGTAGTAAGGCTGAACCGACATCGGATCAATAGAGATGGCTTGTTGGCAATACCGTTCGGCTTGGGGATAATTTCCTAAGTTAGCATAAATTTTAGCAATTAAATAATAGGCTTGAAAATGTCGAGGCTGTAATCGCACGATATGTTGGAAGGTCTGGAGTGATTCATCTAAGCGGTCTGCTTTAAAGAGGGTTTCCGCCTTTTGTAACAGGAGACTGACGTCAGAGTTTTTAAGAGTCAGGTCATGGGCAGAGATGCTAGACCGATAGGGTGTGGGTTGGTGTTGATGCCTGGGGACTTTTTTCTTGAAAGGATCTAATGTCCTAGAGGTAGCGATCCCGGAGGAGGAGGAGGTTACAGGAAAGGAGGAAGGGAGATTATACCCTTGATAGGGAGAGACGGGGATGTTGACTGAAGCGTTATCTCGCCGTTGATAAACGACAGATTGGGCAAAAACTTTGGGATTAAACTGTTCCAAGGTCTGCCCATGAAGTTCGGCATGAGCCGTCATCAAGTATCCCCCGGGTCGGAGGGTTTTGGCAAATTTTTCTACAATTTCACCAATCACCTGGTATTCAAAATAGACAAAGACATTTCTACAGATAATTAAATCGAGATGAGCCAGGTCACCCGTCCAGTCTGGAAAGCGATCGCGGGCTAAATTCCCCACCCTAAAAGTAACTAACTGGCGATATTTTTCTTCGACTTTCCATTGGTTCTTGCGTTGCTGGAAATGTTGGGGCAAACGCTGGGGTTCTACCATCCGAAATGACCAAGGGCTGTATAGTCCTTGTTGCGCTTGAGCAATGGACTCGTGATTAATATCCGTTCCTAAGATGACAAGATTCCAGTTTTCCCAGTCGGGAATCAGTTGGGTGAGCAGAATGGCTAGAGAGTAGGGTTCCTCTCCGGTGGAACATCCCGCACTCCAAATCCGCAGGGAGGGTTTGGCGTTTCCCGCCGATTTACTAACTTGTCGTTGATAAGCAATCAGTTCCGGGAGAAGGACATTTTCAAGGAGCCAAAATTGACCGCTATCTCGAAAAAAATAACTTTCACCTGTGGTTAAAAGGGTGATCAGTTCTCTCCATTCACTTTGAGCGGCGATTCCTGAATAGGAATTATTGGAGTCGATGCCTCCTTCTAGTAATTTATAATAATCTTCGGGAGAAGATAATTTAAGGGAGCGCATCCGAGACCCAAGTTTACGACATAAAGCCTCGCGGTCTTGAGTCCTGATTCGCAAACCCGTATAGTTGGAAATCAGTTGAACAAAAAGTTGTATTAAAACTTCACTCATTTATTTATAGAAACCTTGAGACGCAAGTTAGGGGTGGAGAACTCTGTCTAAAGAAAGGCAAATCCCAGGCAAGGAAGGAAAGCTGGCCGTCTAGGGGGTCGCATTCCTCAAAATTGGCCCAGGGGGGAGGGGCGCGATCGCAAGGGAATGTCGGGGTGGGAGGAGATCGCCTTCGATTCAAATGAACCCATG includes:
- a CDS encoding CheR family methyltransferase, encoding MSEVLIQLFVQLISNYTGLRIRTQDREALCRKLGSRMRSLKLSSPEDYYKLLEGGIDSNNSYSGIAAQSEWRELITLLTTGESYFFRDSGQFWLLENVLLPELIAYQRQVSKSAGNAKPSLRIWSAGCSTGEEPYSLAILLTQLIPDWENWNLVILGTDINHESIAQAQQGLYSPWSFRMVEPQRLPQHFQQRKNQWKVEEKYRQLVTFRVGNLARDRFPDWTGDLAHLDLIICRNVFVYFEYQVIGEIVEKFAKTLRPGGYLMTAHAELHGQTLEQFNPKVFAQSVVYQRRDNASVNIPVSPYQGYNLPSSFPVTSSSSGIATSRTLDPFKKKVPRHQHQPTPYRSSISAHDLTLKNSDVSLLLQKAETLFKADRLDESLQTFQHIVRLQPRHFQAYYLIAKIYANLGNYPQAERYCQQAISIDPMSVQPYYIMAHIAEEKGDLDRAKYWLKRILYLAPLSLPAYLELAAIYEQESDLKRANKMRKTALDILDNLPQDYSLESFEKMTLKELKEYLIKAIETQK
- a CDS encoding chemotaxis protein CheW, with the translated sequence MNVSEHHSYLTFSLNGSRYGVTTNAVQEIFFLPALTPIDEAPRDIVGVLNLRGEILPVMDLNLRFFQRSLDYQITDSIIVMEWQTVKVGLIVNQVHEVQDIPLEAVAPQIAYGRNNGTPSHHYITGVAKNLGELVMLVNPEQLIEYSGSPEDPFLALNGSGTPATETPVHNNRRFCPHATPEEMALFQERAENLMKLSEGEDFTGLMPIAVIGLNDEYFGLDLNVVREFTDIREITPVPCCPSRIIGNMNLRGEIVTLIDIRESLNLPITRAISGSKVMVVHIDELVAGIAIQEVCDVMYLHPSKIAPVPAAIHSNNDEYLRGTAPYREKMMSLLDLPKILTQGELEVNEEP
- a CDS encoding methyl-accepting chemotaxis protein, whose protein sequence is MFNPLKIKTRILLGYSVPLLLSLGFAAVISCQTQTLQQKLDTDATGQQILDNSERMVSGLSQMQRYSASFLVNPEVDFLVEYEKKSQLFEESLESLKGQLENPDLQIRLDKIKELGNQIDSLNRYLMTLTQTQKRDQAMRAFAAAESHNLSVEITQALDDFMLLQNQLQVGKVEATHLAIMALNEWVWVGSVVLVLFTLTISTAWTYRIVKAIAHPLLSLQSTAKEITHNILVSETLLTRQVEDLSETSAVLESLTQSASLHAQAAESTQVQVTQIEDKMLGLKAHLGKIYGLTHRVTDLATQTNLLALHAGVESQRPGLECHCLDAVATKMRTLATETQKSAKQVNTLVTQLKIEPHSVAIALEEPEQNVEPIWSAIGQLATQNRSISKASQQQAKAIQHLYDALETPYQTARETAQTLSETKIRLQQLNRDAHELFDLL